CGCCGCGTCACCCAACTACGCGTCGAGCAAATGCGTCAATGCTTTTCAACGATACGGCGCGTCGGCCGCTTTCGATGCCGCAATCTCGGCCTCATAGCGATCGCCCACCGCAAGCAGCATGTCCTTCGTGAAGTACAAGTCGCCGCGCTTTTCGCCGTGGTACTCGAGGATGCTCGTCTCGACGATCGAATCGACGGGGCAACTTTCCTCGCAGAAGCCGCAGAAGATGCACTTGGTCAAATCGATGTCGTAGCGCGTCGTGCGGCGCGTGTTGTCCGCGCGCACTTCCGACTCGATCGTGATGGCAAGTGCCGGGCACACCGCTTCGCAGAGCTTGCAGGCGATGCAGCGCTCTT
The sequence above is a segment of the Trinickia acidisoli genome. Coding sequences within it:
- the nuoI gene encoding NADH-quinone oxidoreductase subunit NuoI gives rise to the protein MNAIQNFFKTFFLTELLKGLALTGRYTFKRKFTVQFPEEKTPLSPRFRGLHALRRYENGEERCIACKLCEAVCPALAITIESEVRADNTRRTTRYDIDLTKCIFCGFCEESCPVDSIVETSILEYHGEKRGDLYFTKDMLLAVGDRYEAEIAASKAADAPYR